CAGCCGGAGCTGTTTCATGAACTGTCAATCGGCAATAAAGATGGGCACAGCAAGGCATTACAGTTGATTGGTGGTCTCATCTCAACGATAAAAGATCATTGGCTTTTGCCGAGCTTGCAGGCACTTCATCATGGAGCAATCAACGGTTTCGATAATATTAAACCGGAAGTATTGAGCCATGTTCGTTATTTAATACAAGGTGTAGGCTATAGGCCAGAAACCATAATGTGCAGTATTGCAAAGAAACTCGATATTTCTTTTGTGGACTAACAGCAATTTATCTCAGAATACCTACGAAGGGACAACCCTTGAAAGTGGAGTAACTGGAGGTAAAATAAGGGGACAGGCACCAAATTGAGTTGAAAGAGGATAGATGCCAAGATCAGCCAGAGCTTTAGCCGACAACTGCTGTTATCACCTGATCAATCGTGGAAACGGTAGACAGCAGGTCTTTTACAAGGACGGTGACTACCATGCCTTCGTTGAAGTTTTGCTGGGAGCGCGTCAGAGATATAGAGTCAAGGTCCTTGCCTGGTGACGAGATCTGCGCGAAGATGGGAATAGAATCCACATTGAGACGAAGAGGGTGGCAAAAGGGGCGGAAAAGGAAAGAGTAATTGGTGCCTGTCCCCTTATCTGTCTCGAAAAATAGCATCTTGCTTACCGGAGTGGCCGGTCTCGTCGCAGGAGCAATGTCAATGGCGGCCGGCGAGTATGTCTCTGTTCAATCGCAGGCAGATACTGAAAGCGCTGACATTGAAAGAGAAAAGCAAGAACAGGCGGATGACCCGGAGAACGACTGATCAAACGCATTCATTTAGGAATCATTCGCGAAAGATGTTCCAGATTTTCCGAAAACTCGCTCCGACAACATTCATTCCCTTACTGTTGGTTGCAGCCACGCTTCTGGTGTACTGGCAGGTAATCTATCATGATTTTACAAACCTTGACGACCTGGTATATCTTGTCAATAACCCGTATGTAAGTTCCGGCTTGAACTCATTCAGCATCCAGTGGGCCTTCACGACCTTTCATGGTGCTAACTGGCACCCCCTGACCTGGCTATCCCATATGCTGGATGTCCAGATTTACGGTATGCGCGCCGGCGGGCATCATTTCACCAGTGTTCTTCTACATGTCGCAAATACGGTCATCCTGTTTTTCCTGCTCTGCCGTATGACCCGCAAAGTCTGGCAGAGTGCGTTGGTTGCTGCCCTCTTTGCGCTGCATCCCCTGCATGTGGAGTCGGTTGCCTGGGCCTCTGAGCGCAAGGATGTGCTCAGCACCTTTTTCTGGATACTCAGCATTTGGTGGTATGTCTGTTATGTGGAGCAGCGGCGGTTACTCTGGTATTTACTTGCCGTTGCCAGCATGGCCTTGGGGCTAATG
The sequence above is a segment of the Geoanaerobacter pelophilus genome. Coding sequences within it:
- a CDS encoding VIT1/CCC1 transporter family protein, with the protein product MAAGEYVSVQSQADTESADIEREKQEQADDPEND